TTCGCGGACGGCCGGTACGTTCCCGGACTCTCGCGCCCCGACCTCGCCCGCGAAATCGGATTCTCTCCCCTTCGCGAGGCATCGGCGCGATCTCCGGAGAAGATCGCCGATCTCCTCGCCCGCCGGCTGCCCGGCGAGAGCGCTTTCACGCTCCTGAACACCGCGCACCTGACCGACGGCGCCGTGATCGATGTTCCGGACGGCGTCGCCCTGCGGGAACCGCTCCACCTCCTCTACTTCGCGTCCGGAAACGGCGACGCGCCCGCCGTCTTTCCCCGGAACCTGATCCGTCTCGGCAGGAACGCCGGCGCGACCGTGCTCCTCCACTGGGCCGGGCGCGGCCGGTCGCTCACGGCGCCGGTCACCCAGGTGTTCCTCGGGGAGAACTCGGCGCTCGAAATCGTCAAGTTCCAGCGGCAGGCCGACGAGGCGTTCCACGTCTCGACGCTCGACGTCGAGCAGGCGAGGTCGAGCCGGTTCGTCGCCCATCTCTTCTCGATGGGAGGCGCGGCCGTGCGCGACGAGACCCACGTCCGCCTCGCCGGCGAAGGGGCGGATTGCCTCCTGAACGGGCTCTTCCTGACCGACGGCGATCAGCACGCGGATCTCGTGGCGGTCGTCGACCACCTCCGGCCGCACGGGACCAGCCGCCAGACGTACCGCGGGATCCTCGACGGCCGCTCGCGCGGATCGTTCACCGGCCGCGTCATCGTCCGCGAAGGCGCGCAGAAGACCGACGCGCAGCAGTCGAACAAGAACCTGCTTCTCTCGCGCGAGGCGCTCGTCAACAGCACTCCCCAGCTCGAGATCCGG
This genomic interval from Thermoanaerobaculia bacterium contains the following:
- the sufD gene encoding Fe-S cluster assembly protein SufD, with the protein product MIASSETLAAGAAGEFRRRRRFASPAIEELREQAFERFSAEGWPAPGNEAWRHTNVASIVGHPFRSADGGPPPAVPPALEALVRSAGEHPRLVFADGRYVPGLSRPDLAREIGFSPLREASARSPEKIADLLARRLPGESAFTLLNTAHLTDGAVIDVPDGVALREPLHLLYFASGNGDAPAVFPRNLIRLGRNAGATVLLHWAGRGRSLTAPVTQVFLGENSALEIVKFQRQADEAFHVSTLDVEQARSSRFVAHLFSMGGAAVRDETHVRLAGEGADCLLNGLFLTDGDQHADLVAVVDHLRPHGTSRQTYRGILDGRSRGSFTGRVIVREGAQKTDAQQSNKNLLLSREALVNSTPQLEIRANDVKCKHGSTTGQIDADALFYLRSRGLSAEAARSLLTYAFASELVLRVPAAIRGAVDRALHERLPHAPSIFEIAK